Proteins encoded within one genomic window of Phaeodactylum tricornutum CCAP 1055/1 chromosome 27, whole genome shotgun sequence:
- a CDS encoding predicted protein, which translates to MNPSSSLALILLILTRKETLALQSIPSEGLLRPSAELLSRRTLISSVASTAILFTSTISYAETNDRSDLLRAISRKASDEEVIGIIENLQDPSGGKATFYPDRLEGQWELIWSYKAEAFSPLLKLPEPFRPESYQYLGSAAAQEVGDGRIAQGLTGGILGKSQLWLSSGAVPFEDDPSVLEIQPPFRFQLGGKYGSGVPKKMIVESGSDAEFRQVNGRSKEEQAAGKNQYQQMYLENIGPGSLRVSSVIAGDPVIVGEIFVHRKL; encoded by the coding sequence ATGAATCCGTCTAGTTCATTGGCCCTAATACTGCTCATTCTTACACGAAAGGAAACACTTGCGTTGCAATCAATACCAAGTGAAGGGCTATTGAGACCCTCGGCAGAGTTGTTGTCGAGAAGGACGCTAATTTCATCCGTGGCTTCTACCGCAATTCTTTTCACTTCAACTATATCGTATGCGGAAACCAACGACAGGAGCGATTTGCTCAGAGCCATATCTCGAAAAGCCTCTGACGAGGAGGTGATCGGCATCATTGAAAACCTACAAGACCCCTCGGGAGGGAAAGCAACATTTTATCCTGATCGTTTAGAAGGACAATGGGAACTGATTTGGTCGTACAAGGCAGAAGCATTTTCTCCACTACTCAAACTTCCCGAGCCTTTCCGACCAGAATCCTATCAGTATCTTGGATCGGCGGCGGCACAAGAAGTCGGGGATGGCCGGATTGCGCAAGGCTTGACAGGTGGTATTCTAGGGAAAAGCCAACTCTGGCTCAGCTCCGGAGCTGTTCCTTTTGAAGACGACCCTTCCGTTCTCGAAATCCAACCGCCGTTTCGGTTCCAGCTTGGCGGAAAATACGGTAGCGGTGTTCCCAAGAAAATGATTGTCGAATCCGGGAGTGACGCCGAGTTTCGACAAGTCAATGGACGATCAAAAGAAGAACAGGCAGCCGGTAAAAACCAGTACCAGCAAATGTATTTGGAGAACATTGGTCCCGGTTCCTTACGCGTGTCCAGCGTAATTGCGGGTGACCCGGTCATTGTTGGAGAAATCTTTGTCCACCGAAAACTGTAA
- a CDS encoding predicted protein: MSHSEAANDLDGRIRAESKGTTLSLKRKAPPERRVGSTAPDKHDRRIYATAASPGLLAVFSADDSIHNDYRSRSYSEPIKAKLEVDQSLLFSPSSAANYDELRERKRSATNSRKAAATARQTLDKGTQGRENLYMRRDPPSVGTESVSVHGNSSTEEDDVDRQHILKPKPRSPADKARSQRRRLRKTAGAEVRRRKIRTLPSNPLEFEGDYKTQFAPEDGTGKPLTATSLLYVMNVMEKESSEAVKAVTKGFSRDESRRIRQSTTKHSQAILKSTRLFLRSAKVSTVYTGAEDPMGSGLAQANKTRKADIERSNRILQQLESQQDVLEAELAEYVEKQSQLEETLRALQASQERAHPLLIPALAPVAEENAWNEGFPARRFRPAPRGCMPQLLEKLGDEEWRSRGSALNTNNPR; the protein is encoded by the coding sequence ATGTCGCACTCGGAAGCAGCGAACGACCTTGACGGCAGAATCCGTGCGGAAAGCAAAGGCACAACGCTGTCGTTGAAACGAAAAGCTCCGCCGGAGCGTCGCGTCGGTTCTACAGCTCCAGACAAACATGATCGACGTATCTATGCAACAGCGGCTTCACCGGGTCTGCTAGCTGTCTTCTCCGCCGACGACTCGATCCACAATGATTACCGTAGCAGGTCGTACTCCGAGCCGATCAAAGCAAAGTTGGAAGTAGACCAGAGCCTACTCTTCTCACCGTCTTCTGCCGCGAACTATGACGAGCTCCGAGAACGCAAGCGTTCCGCAACAAACTCTCGCAAAGCTGCTGCTACGGCTCGCCAAACGCTAGACAAAGGTACCCAAGGTAGGGAAAACCTGTACATGCGTCGGGACCCACCTTCTGTTGGAACCGAGTCGGTATCCGTACACGGTAATTCTTCGACGGAGGAGGACGATGTCGACCGCCAGCACATCCTCAAGCCAAAGCCACGTTCGCCTGCGGACAAAGCTCGCTCGCAACGACGTCGATTGCGGAAAACAGCTGGTGCAGAAGTGCGCCGACGAAAGATTCGAACGCTGCCATCCAATCCACTAGAATTTGAGGGAGACTACAAGACCCAATTTGCCCCGGAAGACGGAACCGGCAAGCCTCTCACCGCCACTAGTCTTTTGTACGTCATGAATGTCATGGAAAAAGAGTCCTCGGAAGCAGTCAAAGCTGTCACCAAGGGATTCTCGCGGGACGAAAGTCGTCGGATTCGTCAGTCCACAACTAAACATTCACAAGCTATTCTGAAGAGTACGCGACTATTTTTACGAAGCGCCAAAGTCTCGACCGTCTACACAGGAGCTGAAGACCCTATGGGGAGCGGGCTTGCACAGGCCAATAAAACACGCAAAGCGGACATTGAACGGTCGAATCGAATTTTGCAACAGTTGGAATCGCAACAAGATGTTTTAGAAGCGGAGTTGGCCGAATATGTTGAGAAGCAGTCGCAGCTGGAAGAGACACTGCGGGCGTTGCAAGCTTCTCAGGAACGTGCTCATCCTTTGTTGATACCTGCGCTGGCCCCCGTCGCGGAAGAGAACGCGTGGAATGAAGGCTTCCCAGCGCGACGATTTCGTCCGGCGCCCCGAGGTTGCATGCCCCAGCTTCTGGAAAAGCTGGGTGACGAAGAATGGAGAAGCAGAGGCAGTGCTTTGAATACAAACAATCCACGGTAG
- a CDS encoding enyol-coa hydratase (Probable enoyl-CoA hydratase catalyses (3S)-3-hydroxyacyl-CoA = trans-2(or 3)-enoyl-CoA + H2O Also found in fatty acid elongation in mitochondria, fatty acid metabolism Valine, leucine and isoleucine degradation, Lysine degradation, Tryptophan metabolism, beta-Alanine metabolism, Benzoate degradation via CoA ligation, Propanoate metabolism, Butanoate metabolism, Limonene and pinene degradation, Caprolactam degradation), producing MKRALFGWSRHCGSSVADAGVPRHRLERELVLPRSFRTRFYASTGETSTTPNASKSSSTETSPSDESRVLVDVDHQGVARVCLNRPTKLNALDMPMFDAVADTALSLQKDRAIRAVILSGSGRAFSAGLDVASVLSTNPLKNSERLLTRDDVDDNNNDNKNNYSNERRSIANLAQRVSMAWRDIPAPVVACLHGECFGGGLQIALGADVRLATPDCRLAIMEAKWGLIPDMGASVLLRELVRIDVAKELTMTGRIVDGNEAAALGLVTRVVDDPLEQAETLVQAFLQRSPDSLAATKQLYHQTWVAPEEYSLKVETALQRKLLVSWNQMAAAGRSFGWKVPYFQRKDGTLDTEKKL from the coding sequence ATGAAGCGAGCGTTGTTCGGTTGGTCTCGGCATTGCGGGAGTTCCGTTGCGGACGCCGGAGTCCCACGCCACCGACTCGAGCGTGAGCTTGTCCTTCCCCGCTCGTTCCGTACAAGGTTCTACGCGTCTACCGGTGaaacatcaacaactccCAATGCTAGCAAATCCTCGTCGACGGAAACGTCACCGTCCGATGAATCCCGCGTCTTGGTGGACGTGGATCACCAAGGCGTCGCTCGTGTGTGCCTCAATAGACCCACCAAACTCAACGCACTCGACATGCCCATGTTCGACGCCGTAGCCGATACGGCCCTTTCACTACAAAAGGATCGAGCCATTCGCGCCGTCATTCTATCCGGCTCTGGCCGTGCTTTTTCCGCCGGTCTCGACGTCGCTTCCGTTCTCTCCACCAATCCCTTGAAAAACTCGGAACGTCTCCTCACGCGagacgacgttgacgacaacaacaacgacaacaaaaacaactACTCGAACGAAAGACGGTCCATCGCGAATTTGGCACAACGCGTCTCCATGGCCTGGCGGGATATCCCGGCACCCGTCGTAGCCTGTCTGCACGGTGAATGTTTCGGGGGCGGTTTGCAGATTGCCCTAGGGGCCGACGTGCGCTTGGCCACCCCGGATTGCCGCTTGGCGATTATGGAAGCCAAGTGGGGATTGATTCCCGACATGGGTGCGTCCGTGCTCTTGCGGGAACTCGTACGCATCGATGTCGCCAAGGAGTTGACCATGACGGGACGGATTGTGGACGGGAACGAGGCTGCCGCACTCGGACTCGTCACGAGGGTCGTCGACGATCCCCTCGAACAAGCCGAAACACTCGTACAAGCCTTCCTGCAGAGGTCGCCGGATTCTCTGGCCGCCACCAAACAACTTTACCACCAAACGTGGGTTGCACCGGAAGAGTATAGTTTAAAGGTGGAAACAGCACTGCAACGAAAACTGTTGGTTTCGTGGAACCAAATGGCCGCCGCGGGTAGGAGCTTTGGCTGGAAGGTTCCTTACTTTCAACGCAAAGACGGGACCCTTGATACGGAGAAGAAGTTATAA
- the hPng1 gene encoding predicted protein — protein MPALRTRPLRRNVVVWVAFGYWIGSYGSGCHGMSFQHPVPHASNDPSPQASGTTTEAHTSSGWGRNIEARSARGSPALTLRSTALLVNRSSPTNADSVSLSPAATTSRQPFWKRWRLPLVQTRPPVSCAAAAMSTETPWEDGGDRDRRRHPTDASSTACAEQPTHGVATTPGSPLVHWSTRRDPTRPSPTHAIKDPVPTNNNDTTNNDIKNSTITTTTAAAVLVETLPSTVDDTQDQNITKPTKIQIHTYLDPRSQHVWKALNTAPEKFFAFLKYSGLSLKRNEIRTEQLAVDGPAVNATAQTTIRDEWRQLWKEGRLLTDRTELLAVYPSDQDAATATPTSVAPNRGGFTDLLSLYTERVAAILTDERTDAARDGGFLVAWLEQHYGVDRIAQLQAGALQTRSHEQQLKLWKAFLEWFRSYFPYFYDRCESCQASMKEDTDRNASSEPDSNADSDEPDHQTFVGYVYPRIDELVGKASRTELYQCHKCGHFTRFPRFNAASHVMDHRRGRCGEYSMLLFRILRALGHDARWVIDWADHVWAEVLLPPETTTHHEAEQTPGTPRWVHMDPCEAAVDHNLLYQEWGKKQTYILGFYAPRDGTPSTPLTQEAKPVADDSTTRLLPMIEDLTHTYTSDSWIDICQRRDESEEQVKTSISIAVMDLHDRLTRSEESDPHLTTQQR, from the coding sequence ATGCCGGCCTTACGCACACGACCACTCCGTCGCAATGTTGTGGTGTGGGTGGCATTCGGCTACTGGATCGGCAGCTACGGCAGTGGGTGTCACGGCATGAGTTTCCAACATCCGGTACCGCACGCATCGAACGATCCCTCGCCGCAGGCTTCCGGGACGACGACCGAGGCGCACACGAGTTCCGGGTGGGGACGAAATATCGAAGCACGTTCCGCACGGGGTTCTCCGGCACTCACCTTACGCAGTACGGCTCTTTTAGTGAATCGCAGTTCCCCGACGAACGCGGACTCCGTCTCGTTGTcaccagcagcaacaacatcaagACAACCCTTTTGGAAACGTTGGAGACTCCCCTTGGTCCAAACGCGTCCACCCGTTAGCTGTGCTGCCGCAGCAATGTCGACAGAAACTCCGTGGGAAGACGGTGGGGATCGAgaccgacgacgacacccaaccgacgcttcgtccaccgcgTGTGCCGAACAACCGACCCACGGCGTCGCCACCACCCCGGGTTCTCCTTTGGTGCATTGGTCCACGCGCCGTGACCCCACCCGACCTTCTCCGACTCATGCCATCAAGGATCCGGTtcccaccaacaacaatgacacaaccaacaacgacatCAAAAACTCGACTATTACAACTACtaccgccgccgccgtacTCGTCGAAACACTCCCCTCTACCGTCGACGACACGCAGGACCAAAACATCACAAAGCCCACCAAAATACAAATTCACACCTACCTGGACCCCCGCTCACAACACGTTTGGAAGGCTCTCAACACGGCCCCCGAAAAGTTTTTCGCCTTTTTGAAATACTCGGGTCTGAGCCTGAAGCGTAATGAGATCCGAACGGAACAGCTGGCCGTAGACGGACCGGCGGTCAACGCGACCGCGCAAACCACAATCCGCGACGAATGGCGTCAGCTTTGGAAGGAGGGTCGGCTGTTGACGGACCGTACCGAACTTCTCGCCGTATACCCCAGCGATCAGGACGCGGCCACCGCCACTCCTACATCCGTAGCCCCTAATCGCGGCGGCTTTACGGATTTGCTCTCACTCTATACCGAGCGAGTCGCGGCTATTCTAACAGACGAGAGGACAGACGCAGCGCGCGACGGCGGCTTTCTGGTCGCTTGGCTGGAACAACATTACGGCGTAGACCGCATTGCTCAACTCCAGGCAGGTGCTTTACAAACGCGGTCGCACGAGCAGCAGTTGAAACTTTGGAAGGCATTTTTGGAATGGTTCCGCTCCTATTTTCCCTATTTTTATGATCGATGCGAGTCTTGTCAGGCATCCATGAAGGAAGACACTGATCGGAACGCCAGTTCAGAACCGGATAGCAATGCGGATTCTGACGAGCCAGATCACCAGACGTTTGTAGGGTACGTCTATCCACGAATCGACGAATTAGTCGGCAAAGCCTCACGTACAGAATTGTACCAGTGTCACAAATGCGGACATTTTACACGCTTTCCGCGTTTCAACGCAGCCTCGCACGTAATGGATCATCGTCGCGGTCGCTGTGGAGAGTATAGTATGTTGCTGTTTCGTATCTTGCGAGCTCTGGGACACGACGCACGGTGGGTCATTGACTGGGCGGATCATGTGTGGGCCGAAGTTCTGCTGCCACCCGAAACGACCACGCACCACGAGGCGGAGCAGACACCGGGTACCCCACGATGGGTCCACATGGATCCGTGTGAAGCCGCGGTGGATCATAATTTGCTCTACCAGGAGTGGGGAAAGAAGCAAACATACATTTTGGGCTTTTATGCTCCTCGCGATGGGACCCCGTCGACTCCACTGACGCAAGAAGCGAAGCCCGTTGCGGATGATTCTACTACACGTCTCTTGCCAATGATCGAAGACCTCACGCACACGTATACATCGGATTCGTGGATCGACATTTGTCAAAGGCGCGACGAGTCGGAGGAGCAAGTCAAGACTTCAATTAGCATCGCTGTGATGGATTTGCACGACCGACTGACTCGATCTGAAGAGAGCGACCCACATTTAACCACGCAACAGAGATAG
- a CDS encoding predicted protein gives MGDVKIYVGNIAFECHEDDILAEFSRIGPVGDVSLVRDEEGRIRGFGFVTMRSKEDGQKAIDALDGMPVRGRKIAVRESNN, from the coding sequence ATGGGCGACGTCAAGATATACGTCGGAAACATTGCCTTTGAGTGTCACGAGGATGACATCCTCGCGGAATTCTCGAGGATTGGACCAGTCGGTGATGTCAGTCTGGTTCGTGACGAAGAAGGTAGAATTCGTGGATTTGGTTTTGTCACCATGCGATCAAAGGAAGATGGTCAAAAGGCGATTGATGCGCTGGATGGTATGCCGGTTCGAGGCCGAAAGATTGCCGTTCGCGAATCAAATAACTAG
- a CDS encoding predicted protein yields the protein MAIPLANFGKAYASSLDARPILTKSVTAGCIFAVSDYLAQRLESSGSRERKINPTRLLTSAAVGLFYFGPAAHAWYNMIFQLLPGTSLVSTLQKAVMGQLFFGPSFTCIFFATSLMQSGNFTIANWLRKIRQDLPGAWLAGASFWPLVDLVSFSMISKEWIPLFVNMCSLVWTIYLSSIANRGSKSS from the coding sequence ATGGCGATACCTTTGGCTAATTTTGGCAAGGCATACGCTAGTTCACTGGATGCCCGACCCATCTTGACCAAGAGTGTTACGGCGGGCTGTATTTTTGCAGTCTCAGACTACCTGGCACAGCGATTGGAATCATCCGGAAGTCGCGAACGAAAAATCAATCCTACCAGGCTGCTCACATCAGCCGCCGTCGGATTGTTTTACTTCGGACCCGCCGCACACGCGTGGTACAATATGATATTCCAACTGCTTCCAGGGACTTCCCTTGTTTCGACGCTACAGAAAGCTGTCATGGGACAGTTGTTCTTCGGACCATCATTTACATGCATCTTTTTCGCGACGAGCTTGATGCAATCAGGAAATTTTACAATCGCGAATTGGCTGCGGAAGATTCGGCAAGATTTGCCCGGAGCATGGCTGGCAGGGGCTAGCTTTTGGCCTCTGGTGGATCTGGTCAGCTTTTCAATGATTTCGAAGGAATGGATTCCGCTATTCGTAAATATGTGCTCGTTGGTCTGGACAATTTATCTATCCAGTATTGCTAATCGGGGAAGCAAGTCAAGCTAG
- a CDS encoding predicted protein, producing MAYSRFECKVTASLFIIWGILLLSTPVDCFAVSRKQRGLFSRAPFPRALRKTRFPTLFTLESTDTGTRVYAALSDSSNGDKPLFTQVISDVDDTLKSSGGVNVAGVALGGIDVQYPRGEMYPGVAEFMLQMSLGVASSPTVSNPALAVAPPKIAILTARAEEFKIALQLKDDSPLVMALRQAGETAGVSNWGVGPVLYGSVAEWIAQDRKGFRKFTNFERLLQQDPTGIIFQYVYVGDTGELDQEAGETMLREYPEVVKAVFLHVVADKIGSVTVPPPKIINGRPVIFFRTYVGAAVAAVQLGFMSMDGLDSVIAASCQRLADVPRESDKWADLERDIARAQATFVF from the coding sequence ATGGCTTATTCTAGGTTTGAGTGCAAAGTCACAGCATCGCTGTTCATTATTTGGGGAATTCTTTTGTTATCGACTCCGGTCGATTGTTTCGCGGTCTCCCGAAAGCAGAGGGGTCTATTCTCGAGAGCTCCATTCCCTCGGGCGTTACGGAAAACGAGATTTCCTACCTTGTTCACCTTGGAATCGACTGATACCGGTACGCGCGTCTACGCTGCTCTTTCCGATTCCAGCAACGGCGACAAACCGCTCTTTACTCAAGTTATTAGTGACGTCGACGATACACTCAAATCTTCGGGTGGAGTCAATGTTGCGGGCGTCGCCTTGGGTGGAATCGATGTTCAATATCCCCGTGGTGAAATGTATCCTGGTGTGGCCGAATTCATGCTACAAATGAGTTTGGGAGTAGCCTCGTCACCAACAGTATCCAATCCTGCCCTTGCCGTCGCCCCTCCCAAAATTGCCATTCTAACCGCTCGCGCCGAAGAATTCAAAATTGCTTTGCAGCTGAAGGATGATTCGCCCTTGGTAATGGCTCTGCGCCAGGCAGGCGAAACGGCGGGGGTTAGCAATTGGGGCGTGGGACCGGTGTTGTACGGTAGCGTGGCGGAATGGATCGCGCAGGACCGTAAGGGGTTTCGGAAGTTTACTAATTTTGAGCGACTCCTGCAACAGGATCCAACCGGAATCATATTCCAGTACGTGTACGTTGGCGATACTGGCGAACTGGACCAAGAAGCCGGTGAAACCATGTTACGCGAATATCCGGAAGTCGTCAAAGCCGTCTTTCTACACGTAGTGGCCGACAAAATTGGGTCCGTAACGGTGCCGCCACCCAAAATTATTAACGGACGACCGGTCATTTTCTTTCGAACGTACGTTGGAGCCGCCGTGGCGGCAGTGCAACTAGGATTTATGAGCATGGATGGACTGGATAGTGTAATTGCGGCCTCCTGTCAGCGATTGGCAGACGTCCCGCGAGAAAGTGACAAGTGGGCTGACCTGGAACGAGATATTGCTCGCGCTCAAGCGACTTTTGTATTTTAG
- a CDS encoding predicted protein, which yields MSGIGRGDGKSHPRGFPSRGTVRFAEGTQGPSHSALTMVTRGGDDDDTKLEETTPRRKRPRHERPNEDEIDDVDEWNDTEEQEDDAPSVPTEHELLQAKQERRRKREKGGPELEGDEVSKEGRTSIDNSTSLASEGIEIEPFHMHQESSDGTGYFDGDTYVFRKVQEEDEEPDAWLESLSSRNDESEREQRGHQPLTKPQPDFEKSNMDDWPKESLYAKIIPLVSDTETVMQAIARYGHLLKRKHKTGANIGSNNANDESRKFAQSALNDLTGAANALLLKGNVDIYQKTRKELVCQLPPQLGRMKTATKQKALWEYMGNQDGAIHGPFTTEQMHGWIAQGYFVGPTAVQVRSVIEQPKETSLKDDLLSDLMDDDDDTAATPSALESVRGDWMQSDQVVFTSYT from the coding sequence ATGTCGGGCATTGGGAGAGGTGATGGCAAGAGTCACCCCCGTGGCTTCCCGAGCCGCGGCACGGTTCGCTTCGCGGAAGGAACCCAGGGACCGAGTCACTCAGCATTGACGATGGTCACGAGAGGAGGCGATGATGACGATACGAAGCTCGAAGAGACGACGCCCCGACGGAAACGCCCCCGTCACGAGCGGCCCAACGAAGATGAGATCGACGATGTGGATGAATGGAATGATACAGAGGAGCAAGAGGATGATGCACCCAGCGTACCGACAGAGCACGAACTCTTGCAAGCCAAACAAGAGCGACGGAGAAAACGAGAGAAGGGTGGTCCGGAATTAGAAGGCGACGAGGTTTCCAAAGAGGGCAGAACTAGTATAGATAACAGCACATCCCTGGCTTCAGAAGGCATCGAAATTGAACCGTTCCATATGCATCAAGAGTCTTCGGACGGAACTGGCTATTTTGATGGCGATACGTACGTTTTCCGCAAGGTTcaagaggaagacgaagaacCGGATGCTTGGTTAGAATCGCTCAGCAGTCGTAACGACGAAAGTGAAAGAGAACAGCGAGGACACCAGCCACTCACCAAACCGCAACCTGACTTTGAGAAGAGCAACATGGACGATTGGCCCAAGGAATCCTTGTACGCAAAAATTATTCCTCTCGTGAGTGATACAGAAACTGTTATGCAAGCTATCGCGCGCTACGGGCATTTACTCAAGCGCAAGCATAAAACTGGTGCGAATATCGGAAGCAAcaatgccaacgacgaaTCTCGCAAATTCGCGCAATCCGCATTGAACGACCTGACCGGAGCTGCGAACGCACTATTGCTTAAAGGAAACGTTGATATCTACCAAAAAACAAGGAAAGAGCTCGTTTGCCAGCTACCTCCTCAACTAGGACGAATGAAGACAgcaaccaaacaaaaagcgCTTTGGGAATACATGGGCAATCAAGATGGAGCAATTCACGGTCCATTTACCACCGAGCAGATGCATGGATGGATTGCCCAAGGATACTTTGTTGGTCCCACAGCGGTTCAAGTTCGATCAGTGATCGAACAGCCCAAAGAGACAAGCCTAAAAGACGACCTATTGTCCGATCTgatggatgacgacgatgacaccGCGGCCACACCATCTGCGCTCGAGAGCGTTCGCGGAGATTGGATGCAATCGGACCAGGTGGTATTTACTAGCTATACTTAG
- a CDS encoding predicted protein translates to MDRVANQGGSPDVLKQSILYEARVGIKRPRTQGKNTNDRFVDSLRAASSVKLLESPKTEATQILNEKASFATAESDAIHNDGTRENNAPSKLFKDGKVSIVQYKTSKQNLESSTLGKHLDVAYRTFPEKLMELLETEALKDVMWWLTDGEGFALAPQLFSSKVLSPYFYGTKFESFTRKLNRWGFKRVAGQRVPPNAIAYHHVLFKKGRLDELKGIRSGRKSQAPAITRHGNSVYAEMRHNAQFAGVLPPVATIEAGLPVRLQLSSNFFGVPCSNFLPHSSGATFSERQVMRLFRLQHIQEENTSSSDVQLQRSLDLRSFSSSTAIQQMLESQQSGRLAMERQLQIFQANEAGRQHAARQALFQRHAAEQDHLQHYHHQTQMQLQNLVNISSDARSLLLASLGYSASQHQNIAPDMRTLQGVGRDQTSFPLASLESLRETDPVLYQMIVLKEQEQLNQRLRRP, encoded by the exons ATGGATAGAGTAGCGAATCAAGGAGGCTCGCCTGACG TACTTAAACAATCAATTCTTTACGAAGCGCGCGTTGGGATCAAGCGACCAAGAACTCAAGGGAAAAATACAAATGACCGATTTGTCGATTCACTCAGAGCGGCCAGCAGTGTTAAATTGCTCGAAAGCCCAAAGACTGAAGCGACTCAAATCCTAAATGAGAAAGCCTCTTTTGCAACAGCAGAAAGTGATGCAATTCACAATGACGGGACACGCGAAAACAATGCTCCctccaaactcttcaaaGATGGGAAAGTGAGTATCGTACAATACAAGACATCGAAGCAAAACCTTGAATCATCAACTTTGGGGAAGCATCTCGACGTAGCCTATCGGACCTTTCCCGAGAAACTCATGGAGTTGCTTGAGACCGAAGCCTTGAAGGACGTGATGTGGTGGCTAACAGATGGAGAAGGGTTCGCACTAGCACCGCAGCTGTTTTCCAGCAAAGTCTTGTCTCCATACTTTTATGGAACAAAGTTCGAAAGTTTCACCAGGAAGCTGAATCGATG GGGGTTCAAGCGCGTTGCAGGACAGAGAGTGCCACCAAATGCTATTGCATACCACCATGTACTATTCAAAAAGGGTAGATTAGATGAGCTGAAGGGTATAAGGAGTGGACGGAAAAGCCAAGCACCTGCCATAACACGACATGGAAATTCAGTATATGCCGAAATGCGCCACAATGCACAGTTCGCAGGTGTTTTGCCGCCGGTAGCTACGATAGAAGCCGGATTACCTGTAAGGCTCCAATTGTCATCAAATTTTTTCGGCGTTCCATGCAGTAATTTCCTGCCTCACTCTAGTGGAGCGACTTTTTCAGAGCGACAGGTGATGCGCCTTTTCAGGCTTCAACACATTCAAGAGGAAAACACGTCCAGTTCAGATGTTCAATTGCAACGGTCACTTGATTTGAGATCGTTCAGTAGCAGCACAGCTATACAGCAGATGCTGGAGTCGCAGCAAAGTGGCCGTCTAGCGATGGAGAGACAGCTGCAAATATTCCAGGCCAATGAAGCTGGTAGACAGCATGCCGCCCGCCAGGCGTTGTTCCAACGTCACGCGGCTGAGCAGGATCATTTGCAGCATTATCACCATCAAACACAGATGCAACTACAGAATTTAGTGAATATATCATCTGATGCTAGATCACTTCTCTTGGCTAGCCTCGGTTACTCCGCTAGCCAGCACCAAAACATTGCTCCAGATATGAGGACGTTACAAGGCGTTGGACGGGATCAGACATCCTTCCCTCTAGCTTCACTGGAAAGTCTGCGAGAAACTGATCCTGTGCTCTACCAAATGATTGTACTCAAAGAGCAGGAGCAGCTCAACCAGAGGCTGCGACGTCCTTGA